A window of Chromohalobacter canadensis genomic DNA:
CGGCGGCGAGACGATGTTGAGGTGCCCAACCGGACGGATGATCAGGCCACGCTGCTGGGCCTCGAAGGCGATACGATCGCCAACCCGCGCCTCTATTGGAAAGAGCGCCTTGGTGTTTTTGTCGGCGACGTTCTCGAGACACATCATGAAATGGCTACCGCGCACGTCGCCCACCGTGGCGTGATGCGACAACGAGGCCAGGCGTTCCTCGAGATAGGGACCCACCTCGCGGACGTTTTCGCAGATCCCCTCGCGCGTGATGATCTCGATGTTCTTGAGCGCCGCCGCGCAGCTCACCGGATGCCCGGAATAGGTGAAGCCGGTGCTCAGCACGCCGCCCGGTCCCTGCGGGGTGGACAGCACGTCGTAGAGCTCGTCGGAGATCAGCGTCGCGCCCAGCGGTGCATAGCCGGACGACAGCCCCTTGGCGCAGTTGATGATATCGGGTTGGGTCTCGTACACCGCCTCGGAGGCGAAGAAGTGCCCCAGGCGACCGAAACCGGTCACGACCTCGTCGGCGATGTAAAGGATGTCGTTGGCGCGACACACTGCCTGCATGCGCCTGTGATAGTCCTTCGGTGCCACCAGCACGCCGCCGGCGCCCATGATCGGCTCGGCGATGAAGGCGGCGATGTTGTCGGCGCCGATCTCGGCGACGGTGTCCTCGAACTCCCGAACCAGGTGATCGCAGTAGTCGGCCTCGCTCATCCCCTCGGGGCGCCGGTAGCAGTTGGCCTCGCTCAGATGGGTGACCAGATGATCGAGGGTGTCGAAGTCCCAATTGTTGCTGGCGATACCGGTCAGGGTGGAGGCGAGGTAGGTGGTGCCGTGATAGGCATTGTTGCGTGAAATGATGCGCTTCTTGGCCGGCTTGCCCAAGCGGTTGAAGTAGTAATGCACCAAACGAATGGTGGCATCGTTGGCCGTCGAGCCGCCGCAGCTGTAGAAGACGTGGTTGAGGTGCGAGGGGGCGAGCTCGGCCAGCTTGGCGGAAAGCTCGGCAGCCGGGGCGTTGGACAGGTTGTTGAAGGTCGAGAAGTAGGCCATGCGGGTGGCCTGGTCGGCCATCGCCTCGCCGATCTCGCGACGGCCATGGCCGACGTTGACGCACCACAGCCCGGCGATGCCGTCGATGAAGCGGTTGCCATGGGCATCCTGGACGTAGATGCCGTCGCTGTCGGTGATCAGGTCGCAGCCTTCCTCATGAAAGGTGCTGAAGTCGGTGAATGGGTGGATGAAGTGATCCTTGTCTTTCTGCCACAGCGCTTGGGCATCGTGGATACGGGTCTCGGTGTTCATGGTGTCGTCTCGCCAGTTAAAAGCGGTCATTGCCGTAATGGGTGGCCGCGATGCGTCGATATGATGCGTCGTTGCCTTCGCAAAGAGCCTAGCGAGGAAAGGGAGGGTGGGAATATATCCTGATAGGGGTATATCGCGGCGACCGGGGAGCCGCCTAATGTGTTCAATGATGCAAATACCTAACAAGCACAAAGGGGGTACCTCATGGCGGTTTCCATTGATGGCCAACGGTTATGGGACAGCCTGATGGCGATGGCCGAGATAGGCCCCACCGAGCACGGTGGCAGTTGTCGCCTGGCCTTGACGCCGGAAGATGCCGCCGGACGACGCTTACTGCTCGACTGGTGCGAGTCGTTGGGCTGTACCTGGCGGGTCGATCGCGTCGGCAACCTCTTCATTCGCCGCGCCGGCCAGCGCGACGACCTCGAGCCGGTGGCCATGGGGAGTCATCTGGACACCCAGCCCAAGGGCGGTCGCTTCGACGGCATTCTTGGCGTCCTGGCCGGGCTCGAAGTGTTGCGCACACTCGCGGACCGCGACATCGTCACCGAGCGGCCGCTGGTACTGGTGGTCTGGACCAACGAGGAAGGCAGCCGCTTCGCGCCAGCCATGGTCGCTTCCGGTACCTACGCCGGTGCGTTCAGCGTCGAGTCGACTTTGGCCCGTGAGGACCGCGATGGCGTGACGTTCGGCGAGGCTCTCGAGGCCTGCGGTTATGCCGGCGAATCGCCGGTCGGCGAACCGCGTCTGGACAGCTTCTTCGAGTTGCACATCGAACAGGGCCCGGTGCTCGAGGAAGAAGGCGAGACCATCGGCGTGGTGACCGGTGTCCAGGGTATGCGCTGGTTCGATGTGACGCTTGCAGGCCAATCGGCCCATGCCGGCCCTACCCCCATGCGCTACCGACGCGATGCCCTGGCCGCGGCGGCGCGCCTGATCGACCGGCTGCAGGCCCATGCCCTGGGCGACGAAAGCGGTGACACCAAGGTGACTTGCGGCTGCCTGGAGATCGTGTCCGCGTCTCGCAATGTGGTGCCAGGCGACGTCAAGCTCACCATCGACCTGCGCCATGTGGTAGAGAACGAACTCGACGCATTGCAGGCGTATTTCGAGGGACTGCTCAACGAAGTGGGCGAGACCTGCGGCGTCACGGTGTCCCAGGAGCGGATCTGGGCCTCGCCGGTGGTCGAGTTCGCCTCCGAGTGCGTCGCGGCGGTGGAACGCGGCGCTCGCGAGCAGGGGCTGAAATACCGTCGCATGATGAGCGGTGCCGGCCACGACGCCGTCTATGTGTCGCGGGTGGCGCCGACGGCCATGATCTTCGTGCCCTGCCGCGACGGCATCAGCCACAACGAGGCTGAATACGCCACGCCGGAAGACTGTGCCGCAGGCACGCAAGTGCTTTGCGATGCGATCCTTGAACGCGCCAACCGCGTGTACTGACATAAGGAGAACAACATGACTCAATCCATAACATCGATTCCCGAAACTCATGCCGATTGGCGGGCGCTGGCCGAGCGCCTGAGTGTCGAAAAGGGCCTCGAGGCGCGTGCCTACATCGATGATGTCTTCGTTGACGCTGCCAGTAGCGAGACCTTCACGACGCTCAATCCGGCCACCGGCGAGACACTCGCCGAAGTGGCCAGCTGCGACGCCACCGATGCCGAGGCTGCGGTGGCCGTGGCCCGGCGCGCCTTCGAAGGTGGCGAGTGGTCACGGCGGGCACCGGGCGAGCGCAAGGCCGTGCTGCTGCGTCTGGCCGAGCTGATGGAGGCCAACAAGCACGAGCTGGCGCTGCTCGATACCCTGGACATGGGCAAGCCGGTGAATAGCTCGCTTGGCGACATGGCCGGGGCCATCGGCTGTATTCGTCATCATGCCGAGTCCATCGACAAGCTCTACGGCGAAATCGCGCCTACCGGCGAGGACAGCCTGGGATTGGTGATGCGCGAGCCGCTGGGTGTGGTGGCGTCGATCGTGCCCTGGAACTTTCCGTTGATGATGACGGCCTGGAAGATCGGCCCAGCACTGGCGGCGGGCAATAGTGTCATCCTCAAGCCCTCGGAAAAATCACCGCTTTCGGCGTTGCGCCTCGCCCAGCTGACTCAGGAAGCCGGCTTTCCGCGCGGCGTTTTTCAGGTACTGCCCGGCTTCGGTCATACCGTGGGCAAGGCCTTGGCACTGTCCATGGGGGTCGACTGCTTGGCCTTTACTGGCTCCACTGGGGTCGGCAAACAGTTGATGCAGTACGCCGGTCAATCGAATCTCAAGAAGGTCTTTCTGGAGTGTGGCGGCAAGAGTCCGAATCTCGTCTTCGCCGACTGCAAGGATCTAGATCTTGTGGCAGAGCATGCCGCGGGGGCGATCTTCCACAACCAGGGCGAGGTGTGCATCGCCGGCTCGCGGCTTCTGGTCGAGAACACGATCCGTGAGGTCTTCGTCGACAAGGTGCTGGCAGCCGCCGAACGCATGCAGCCCGGCGATCCGTTGGATCCGGCGAGCTTCATGGGCGCAATGGTCGATCAGACCCAGTATCAACGCGTACTCGATTATATCCGCCAGGGCGTGGAAGAAGGCGCGAAGCTACGTACCGGCGGTCAGGCGCTGAACGTCGGCGGGGCGAATGGCCAGGGTCTCTTCATCGGGCCGACGGTGTTCGATGGCGTCACCGAATCCATGGCCATCGGCCGGGAGGAAATCTTCGGCCCGGTATTGGCGGTGTTCGGCTTCGATACCGAGGAGGAGGCCGTGCGGCTGGCCAACGACAGCGACTACGGCCTGGCGGCGGGCCTGTGGAGTCAGGACGTCGATCGCATCATGCGCGTCACCCGTCGGCTGCGCTCGGGGCAGGTCTTCGTCAACAACTGGGCGGACATGGACCAGACGGTGCCCTTCGGTGGGGTCAAGCAGTCCGGCAACGGCCGTGACAAGTCCCACCATTCGCTGGAGGAATATTCCGATCTCAAGACCGTTTGGATATCGCTGACGCCTTCGACTTGAACGACGTCACGAGGTCAGTGATGTTCCACGACTCAAGAGGGCGCCGAGGTCTACTGCTCCACGTGGCGCCGCGAGACCAGCGCCACGTGGTCGAGGAAAAGCCGAAAGAGCTGTGACTGGCTGGAAACCTCGAGGCGTTGATAGAGGTGCTTGCGGTGGACCTTGACGGTGCCGTCGCTGATGCCCAGTTCGCGGGCCGCTGATTTGGTGGAGTGGCCCGCCAGCAGCAGGCGCACGATCTCTCGTTCGCGTGCCGTCAGGCGCTCCCGCCCGAAGCTATCGAAGGCTTCTTCCACGGGTTCTCGCTCAGCCAGGCATTGGTGGAAGCGATGTTCCTGCCACTTCCAGTATTCTCCGAGCAGAACTTCCAGTACCGGCGAGATATGGCGTAACGCCAGCATATCCCGGCGGGTGATCCGTGGGGCATCGTCACGGAAGCCCAGTGACACCACCATAACGACGTCCGTATCGACCCTGGCGAACAAGCCGATCTCGTCGGTGAGCCCCAAGGCTCGATAATAGTGATGATAGTAGTCGCTGCTCTCGAAACGATCTGGGGCTAGCTCGCGCAGCCGGTGCGCGCCATTCTCTAGCCCGTCATAGACGGCCTTGAAGAAAGGATCCAGCAGAAAGGCCTGGTTCAAATAGCGTTCGATACCCTGTTCGCGCCGTGTCGGTGGATAGTTGTCGTGTATCAGCAGCGGTCGTCGTTGTCCTTTATAGGTATTGACCAGGATGGTGTCGAAACCGACCAGCTCGCGCAGTGTCTGTTCCAACAGGAGCGGAAAGCCGCTGCCGGTGGCGGCCTGGAACAGGCGGGCCAGATGATGGTGCCAAGCCAGGCTGGCCGCATTGGCGAGGTGATCGGTCGGTGTCACGAAAAATTAGCCTTTGTACGAAAACTGCCTGCGCTCGCCGACTTTTCGGGCATAGCCTAGACCCTGAGCAAAAGGTGCTCGCGCTCCCAGGAGCTGATCACCTGGAAGTACTCGCGGTGCTCGGCGCGCTTGACAGCCAAGTAGCTGTTAGTGAAACGCTCGCCGAGAACCTCGGCCAGTGGCTGACAATCGCGCAACATATCCAGCGCTGGACGGATATCGTCAGGCAGTGTGTGGCCGCCGGACCAGGCCGATCCAATCATCGGCGGACGTGGCTCGAGCTGGCCGAGCATGCCGAGATAGCCGCAGGCCAGCGAAGCTGCCATGACCAGATAAGGATTGGCATCGGCCCCTGCCAGACGGTTTTCGACCCGCGTCGCCTCGGGTGTCGAGACTGGCACTCGCAAACCTACGGTGCGGTTATCGGTACCCCACTCGACGTTGGTCGGCGCCGAGCCGCTGGTTTCAGTGCGCATCAGCCGACGGTAGGAGTTGACGTTGGGCGCCAGCAGCGGCATGGCCGAGGGTAGGTAGTGCTGCAGCCCGCCGATGAACTGCTGGAACAACCGGCTGGACTTGCCATTTTCGCCAGCGAACAGGTTATCACCGGATTCGGCGTCCAATAGGCTCTGATGGAGATGCATCGAACTGCCGGGCTCATTGGCCATCGGCTTGGCCATGAAGGTGGCATACATGCCATGACGGAGCGCCGTTTCGCGCAGGGCGCGCTTGAACATCACTACCTGATCGGCCAGCCGCAGGGGATCGCCGTGCTGGAAGTTGACCTCCATCTGCCCGGCGCCTTCTTCGTGAATCAGAGTATCCAGGTCGAGGTCCATAGCATCGCAGTAGTCGTACATCTCCTCGAAGAGCGGATCGAACTCGTTGACCGCATCGATGGAGAACGACTGACGGCTGCTTTCCTGACGGCCGTTGCGGCCGATCGGTGGCTCGAGAGGATAGTCTGAGTCGGTGTTGGTCTTGACCAGAAAGAACTCGACCTCGGGCGCGACGATTGGCTTCCAGCCGCGCGCCTCGTAGAAGGATAATACCCGCTTGAGCACGTGGCGGGGGGAAAGTTCCACCGGCTCGCCGGTCAGGTAGTGGCAATCGTGGATGATCTGAGCGGTGGCATCATCGGCCCAGGGCACCAGGAAGATGGCGTTGGGATCGGGCACCAACTCCATGTCCCGCTCGGCAGGGTTCCAGAAGTGAATATCATCGTCATCGGGATAGCCGCCGGTGACGGTCTGGATGAAGATCGAATCCGGTAGTCGCGGACGGCCGCCGCCCAGGTACTTGCCGGCGGGCATGATCTTGCCTTTGAGAATGCCGGTGAGGTCGGTGACCAGGCATTCCACCTCGGTGATGCCGCGAGTCTGAAACCAGTCGTTGAAGTGGGGATGTTCCTGACGGTTACTCATGGGGGTTCCTTGCTCTGCAGATGGCTCCCCGGCCGGATGGCCGGGGCCTGTCGTTTCAGCGTGACTGGACCTCTGACCAAAACTGCTGGAAGACCTGCAGTTGTTCGCCCTCGAGACTGGGTGTGAAGTACAGCCGTTGCATGTCTTCCTCCGACGGCTGGATCGGAGGCTGGGTCAGTATTTCGTCGAGGTAGGGCTGAGCCGCCGCATTGGGGCTGGCGTAGTAGTTGTAGTTGGAGAGCTGAGCGCCGATCTTGGCGTCGAGGATGAAGTTGATGAACTTGTGGGCCAACTCGGGATGGGGCGCCTTGGAAGGGATCAGCATGGTGTCGACCCACATCTCGGTGCCTTCGTCGGGAATCATGAACTTGATGTTCTCGAAAGAATCCGGGTTATCCTCGCTGTAGAAGAGATAGTCACCGTTGTAGCTCAAGGCGACGTGCGTTACGCCACGCGCCAGTTGTTGCAGGCTCGGCGTGCCGTCGACGAAGCCGCTGAAGTTGTCGCGATTCTTGGTCTCGATCAGCAGCCTTGCGGCCTCCTTCCAGGCCTCGTTGTCGGTGCAGTCATAGCCGTGGCCGAGATAAGCGCAGGCACCGCCCATGGTGACCTGTCCATCGCCCATCAGCGCGAAAGGGTGCCCCGGATTGACCTCGGAGTCGAACATCAGCGACCAGCTCTTGGGGGCGTCGGGGAACGTCTCGGCGTTGTACACCAGGCCGGTCACCCCCCACTGGTAAGGTGCCGAATAGGTGCTCTGCGGATCGTAGCTGGGGCTTTCGAACTGCTCCATGACGTTGTCCAAGTTGGGAATCTTGGACTTGTCGAGCTTCTGTACCATGCCGGTCTCGATGAGCCGCGGCACGTAGTAGTTGGACGGTACGATGATGTCGTACTGCGACACTCCGCCTGCATTGAGTTTGGCAAACATCTCGGGTAGCGAGTTGTAGTAGTTCTGCACCACCTCGGCGTCGTACTTCTCCTCGAAGGCCTTGATGATCGCCGGGTCCATGTACTGGGTCCAGTTGAACAGATACAGCTTGTTGTCGTCTTGGGCCTGGACGCCGCTGGCCAGCAGCAGACCTCCGAGTGTAGCGGCGATTCTTGTGGTCATTGTTTTCATCGTTTCGCTCTCCTTCGGTGCTACGTTTTGTTGGTGCTACATCGTTTTGACAGGAAGCGCCTAGCGGCGTCCCTGCCGGTTGAACAGCATGCTGAATATCGCGGCTATGGCCACAGCGCTTATCATCAAGGTGGCGATCGCATTGATCTCCGGCGTCACCCCCTTCTTGATGGCGCTCCAGATATAGATCGGCAAGGTGGCGCTTTCCGGACCTGCCGTGAAGAAACTGATCACGAAGTCGTCGATCGACAGCGTAAACGACAGGAAAAAGGCGGAAATCAACGCCGGTTTGATGGTCGGCACCATGAAGTGCACCACGCGCTTGAGCGGCGACGCATAGAGGTCCTTGGCGGCCTCGAACAGCGTCGGGTCCAGGCCGACGAAGCGCGAGTAGACGATCAGCGCCACGAAAGGGATCTGGAACGTCACATGCGCGATGATCATGGTGCCGAGTCCTGGCTTCAGTAGGCCGGTCCAGTCATGGATCTGCACGAAGAAAGCCATCTCGGAGATGCCGAAGACGATATCCGGCAGCACGATCGGCAGGTAGATCAGAGCGATTAGCCAGCCCAGCTTGCGGTGGCGATGACGATACATGCCGTAGCCGATCAAGCATCCAATCACCAGCGCTATGATCGAGGAGCTCACCGCCAGTACCAGGCTGTTACCGAAGGCGTCGATGATCTGTTCGTTGTCGAACAGTCTGCGATACCAGGCCAGCGAGAAGCTCTCGAAAATGGCTGTGCTGTTGGCTGAATTGAACGAGAACAGCACGATCACGAACAAGGGGATGTAGAGGAAGAATAGCGTCCCCCACCAGATGCCGGCGAGGCCGCGTGCAAGCGTTCGCTTTCTCATATCACTACCTCCTCACCGCCACCCAGGCGCTTTCCGATACGCCGCATGGCGAACAGGCCGATGAATGTCGCGATCAACATTAAAATTGCCCCTGCAGCTCCCAGCGGCCAATTGGAGCTTCCAGAGAACTGGTTGGCGACCAGGTTGCCGAGCATCATGCCCTTACCGCCGCCGAGCAGCTCGGGAATCACGTACATGCCGAAGGCGGGAATCGCCACCAGTACCGTGCCGGCCAGTAGTCCTGGAAGCGTCTGTGGGAAGACAGCGTGCCAAAAAGCTCGCACCGGGCTGGCATAGAGATCTTGCGCGGCTTGCACCTGCGCCGTATCGAGCTTCTCGAAGGCGGCATACAGCGGGAGCACCATGAATGGCAGGAAGTTGTAGACCAGCCCCAGGGTGACCGCGAAGTTGGAGGGGTAGAGCCCCATGTTGGGTGCCACCAGCCCGAGGCTCTCGGCCAGGTTGGACAGCGGTGTGCCCGGTGCCAGCAGGTTCATCCAACCGAAAGCGCGAATCACCTGATTGGTCCACGACGGCACGACGACCAGCAGCAGCAGGATCGGCCGCCACTTCTCACGGCAGGTCGTGATGTAATAGGCCACTGGGTAGGCGATGATTACTACCAGCACCGTGGATACCAGGGTTTGCCACAGCGAGCGCAGCAGCGTGTAGAGATTGCCTGGGCTCCAGCCTAGAAAGCCGACGCCGGCCAGGCGCTCGAAAGAGTCCAGCGACAGCGGCATCTGCGGCAGGCCATAGGGCCCGTTGGTCATGAAGGCCACACCCATCAGGTATGCACTGGGCAACACCAGGAAGGTGAAGATCCAGAATGCCCCTGGGGTCACCGTGAACAGCAGGTGGCGGGTCTCGCGGACCATGGCCCGGCTGCGGGCAGTGGGTACTGCTCCAGGAAAGGACATGTTCGCCTCCTCATTCGCTCAGGGTGACCAGGTCTTCCGGCGCTACCGCCACCGTCACCGTTTCGCCGACCTCGGGCAGGTGACGGCCGCGGTTGTTGACCGTGGCCTGCAGGGTGGTATCGGCGATGGCCAGGCGGAATTCGGCATGGCTACCACGATAGAGCCTCTCGGCCACGGTCGCTGTCAGATGATTGTGACCCTCGACGGCGCCGGGCAGCAGGTCCAGCGTCTCGGGGCGAATCAGCAGTAGCTCGCCGTCACCGGCGTCCTCGGCGGTCAGTTCACCCAGTGCCGTGATCAAACGGTCGCCCTTACGGGCGCTGATCGGATAGAGATTGTCGTGGCCCATGAAGTGCGCTACGAAGGCATTCACGGGGCGCTCGTAGACCTCTCGCGGCGCGCCCACCTGCTGGATGGTGCCGCCATTGAGCACGGCGATACGGTCGGACATGACCATCGCCTCCTGCTGGTCGTGGGTCACGAACACGAAGGTCATGCCGAGTCGCTTCTGCACCCGCAGTAGCTCCACCTGCAATTGGCTGCGCAGCCCGGCATCCAGTGCCGAGAGTGGCTCGTCGAGCAGCAGTACATCGGGCTCGCAAATCAGCGCCCGAGCCAGCGCGATGCGCTGGCGCTGGCCGCCGGAAAGCTGATCGACGTGGCGATCGACCAGGTCGCCGAGCTTGATGAAGTCAGCGATCTCGTCGACCTTGCTGTGGCGCTCAGCCGCTGGCATGCCGCGCATTTTTAGCCCGAAAGCCAGGTTTTCGCGTACCGAAAGATGCGGGAAGAGTGCATAGGACTGGAATACGGTATTGACGCTGCGTTGGTGAGGGGGCATCTCGGTGATGTTCTTGCCGCCTACCACCAGCGAGCCGGCATCCGGCTCCTCGAGGCCGGCGAGGATGCGTAGAAGAGTGGTCTTGCCGCAGCCGGACGGCCCCAGCAGGGTGAAGAACTCGCCGGCCTGGATGTTCAGGTCGACGCCGTCCAAGGCGACGGTATCGCGCCCGAAGCGTTTGTGCAGGCCCTGCATCTCGATCGAAGACGCCTTGTGGTTCGCCCGGTCGCGTTCATTGGCGGCCGGACGAGCGTCCGGATGGTCGGCAATCTCCGCCGTCATGGTCTCGCTCATGGAGGTACCCTCTTCGCTTGTAGTTGGCCTTATTCAGAGTCGGTCGCGCAGTTTGTAGAAATTGGTTGCCAGTACCAGCAGTGGCTTGCGCAGAGCGTGGCCGCCTGGGAACTGTCGATGTGGCATGGCGGAAAAGACATCGAAACGCTCGCTTTGGCCGGCGATGGCCTCGGCCATCAGCTTGCCGGCCAGCCCGGCCATGGCCATGCCATGGCCAGAGTAGCCTTGGGCATAGTAGAGATTATCGCCCAGACGACCGAAATCGGGCGCTCGATTGAGGGTGATCGCGACATCGCCGCCCCAGCGGTACTCGATGGGTACCCCCTCGAGTACCGGGAACAGCCGGGCAATCTTGGCGTCCATGCGCGCCTGAAGGCGCGGGGGCTCCCGGCCGTCGTAACTGACCTCGCCGCCGTAAATCAGACGTCGATCGGCGCTGAGTCGGTAATAGTCAAGTACGAAGTTGGCATCGGCCAGGGCGTCGTTTTTCGGTAGCACCTTTGCCGCTTGTGCCTCGCTCAGTGGCGCGGTGGCGATCATGTAGTTGGCGGCCTGCATGACGCGACCGGAGAGCTCCGGAACGAGGTCGCCGTGATAGGCATTAGTCGCCAGCACTACGAAATCGGCGGTCACGCTGCCGTGCTCAGTGGTGACCGTGGCCGGCTTACCGCGGCGGATCGTGCGCGCGGCGCTATGGGCATGCACGCGAACCCCGGCGCGCTGTGCTGCCCGGGCCAGGCCTAGGGTGTAGTTGAGGGGATGAAGGTGGCCGCCTTCCCGGTCGTATAGGGCCGCTGGATAGGCATCGGTGACGACGTGCTCGTGCAGGGCATCGCCCTCCAGCCACTCGAGAGCTTCGTAGCCGTAGTCACGGGCCATCTGTTCGCGGAAGGCCGTGAGTTCCTTGACATGACGCGGCTTGACCGCTGCGTGCAGGTAGCCCCAGGCCAGATCGCAGGGAATGGCATGGCGCTCGATTAACTCGGCGGTGAGGCGCACCGCCTCGCGGCTCATCTCCCACACCTCGCGGGCGCGAGGTAGCCCTAGGGCCTGCTGGACGGTGATGATGTCGGTGCCCAGCCCTGGCAGGATCTGTCCGCCGCTGCGTCCGGAGGCACCATGGCCGATATCGCCGGCTTCGAGCAATGTCACCGAGTAGCCACGCTCGGCCAGGTGCAAGGCCGTTGAGCAGCCTGTCACCCCGCCACCGATCACGCACACATCACTCCTTGTTTCGCCTTCAAGGGGCATGGCGGGTTCGAGCTCGACGGCGATGGAGGCCCGGTACCAAGAAACGGGGGTATCGGAGACGGTACTGCGCATAAATTCCATCCTGTTATTGTTGTGGAATAATTTACGAGAATACGACAAAAGTCTCACGCCAAGGAGGGAAAGTTCTCCTCGGAAAGGCTTGCGAGTCAGTTACCTTTCACTTATCCAGCTGATAGCCCTGCTCATGGCTTAGGTGCCTGCTCAAGTTGTGATGTTCATGTCGGCTCGGCGGTTGTTGATTCTCAAAAATCAAATTCCAAGCTTGTCGCGCAAGTTGTAGTACCAGGCGCCCATGGCGGTTAGCGGAATCTGCATGGCCCGTCCGCCAGGGAACGAGTGCTGGGGCAGGCTGGCGAAAATATCGAAGCGTTCTGCCTGGCCCTGAATCGCGTCACTGATCACTTTGCCTGCCAAGTGGGTGCAGGTGATGCCATGGCCGCTATACCCTTGTGCGTAGTAGATGTTTTTTCCGATGCGGCCGAATTGAGGCAATCGGGACAGCGTTAGCAGGAAGTTGCCGGTCCAGGCGAAGTCCACTTTTATGTCTTTCAACTCAGGGAAGGTCTTGAGCATATTCGGCATGATGAGGGCTTCGACTTGTTCTGGCTCGCGGGCACCGTAGGTAACGCCGCCGCCGTAGATCAGCCGGCCGTCGCCGGACAGGCGGAAATAGTCAAGGAGGTAGTTGCAGTCCTCGACGCAGTTATCTTTCGGGAGCAAGCGCTGCTGCACGCTTTCCGGTAGTGGTTCGGTGGTGATGATCTGGGTACCGCAGGGGATGGCCTTGGATTCCAGTTTTGGCAGCAGGCCATTGAGGTAGGCGTTACCGGCGACTAGTACGTAGTCTGCTTCAACGTCGCCTTCCTCGGTATGGATGATCGGCTTGTCGCCTTCATGAATCCGCAATGCGGGGGAGTTCTCGTAGATGGTCCCGCCCAAGGATTCTACGGCGGCGGCTTCACCGAGTACCAGGTTCAGTGGGTGGAAATGCCCACCGCTGTGATCGATCAGGCCGCCAGTGTAGCGTTTGCTCCCAACGTATTGCTGGATGGCATGTTCGTCGAGCAGCT
This region includes:
- a CDS encoding aminotransferase, translated to MNTETRIHDAQALWQKDKDHFIHPFTDFSTFHEEGCDLITDSDGIYVQDAHGNRFIDGIAGLWCVNVGHGRREIGEAMADQATRMAYFSTFNNLSNAPAAELSAKLAELAPSHLNHVFYSCGGSTANDATIRLVHYYFNRLGKPAKKRIISRNNAYHGTTYLASTLTGIASNNWDFDTLDHLVTHLSEANCYRRPEGMSEADYCDHLVREFEDTVAEIGADNIAAFIAEPIMGAGGVLVAPKDYHRRMQAVCRANDILYIADEVVTGFGRLGHFFASEAVYETQPDIINCAKGLSSGYAPLGATLISDELYDVLSTPQGPGGVLSTGFTYSGHPVSCAAALKNIEIITREGICENVREVGPYLEERLASLSHHATVGDVRGSHFMMCLENVADKNTKALFPIEARVGDRIAFEAQQRGLIIRPVGHLNIVSPPLIWTREVVDEVVAILDAALTATTATLQADGYL
- a CDS encoding Zn-dependent hydrolase; translated protein: MAVSIDGQRLWDSLMAMAEIGPTEHGGSCRLALTPEDAAGRRLLLDWCESLGCTWRVDRVGNLFIRRAGQRDDLEPVAMGSHLDTQPKGGRFDGILGVLAGLEVLRTLADRDIVTERPLVLVVWTNEEGSRFAPAMVASGTYAGAFSVESTLAREDRDGVTFGEALEACGYAGESPVGEPRLDSFFELHIEQGPVLEEEGETIGVVTGVQGMRWFDVTLAGQSAHAGPTPMRYRRDALAAAARLIDRLQAHALGDESGDTKVTCGCLEIVSASRNVVPGDVKLTIDLRHVVENELDALQAYFEGLLNEVGETCGVTVSQERIWASPVVEFASECVAAVERGAREQGLKYRRMMSGAGHDAVYVSRVAPTAMIFVPCRDGISHNEAEYATPEDCAAGTQVLCDAILERANRVY
- a CDS encoding aldehyde dehydrogenase, which translates into the protein MTQSITSIPETHADWRALAERLSVEKGLEARAYIDDVFVDAASSETFTTLNPATGETLAEVASCDATDAEAAVAVARRAFEGGEWSRRAPGERKAVLLRLAELMEANKHELALLDTLDMGKPVNSSLGDMAGAIGCIRHHAESIDKLYGEIAPTGEDSLGLVMREPLGVVASIVPWNFPLMMTAWKIGPALAAGNSVILKPSEKSPLSALRLAQLTQEAGFPRGVFQVLPGFGHTVGKALALSMGVDCLAFTGSTGVGKQLMQYAGQSNLKKVFLECGGKSPNLVFADCKDLDLVAEHAAGAIFHNQGEVCIAGSRLLVENTIREVFVDKVLAAAERMQPGDPLDPASFMGAMVDQTQYQRVLDYIRQGVEEGAKLRTGGQALNVGGANGQGLFIGPTVFDGVTESMAIGREEIFGPVLAVFGFDTEEEAVRLANDSDYGLAAGLWSQDVDRIMRVTRRLRSGQVFVNNWADMDQTVPFGGVKQSGNGRDKSHHSLEEYSDLKTVWISLTPST
- a CDS encoding LuxR C-terminal-related transcriptional regulator; this translates as MTPTDHLANAASLAWHHHLARLFQAATGSGFPLLLEQTLRELVGFDTILVNTYKGQRRPLLIHDNYPPTRREQGIERYLNQAFLLDPFFKAVYDGLENGAHRLRELAPDRFESSDYYHHYYRALGLTDEIGLFARVDTDVVMVVSLGFRDDAPRITRRDMLALRHISPVLEVLLGEYWKWQEHRFHQCLAEREPVEEAFDSFGRERLTAREREIVRLLLAGHSTKSAARELGISDGTVKVHRKHLYQRLEVSSQSQLFRLFLDHVALVSRRHVEQ
- a CDS encoding glutamine synthetase family protein, whose product is MSNRQEHPHFNDWFQTRGITEVECLVTDLTGILKGKIMPAGKYLGGGRPRLPDSIFIQTVTGGYPDDDDIHFWNPAERDMELVPDPNAIFLVPWADDATAQIIHDCHYLTGEPVELSPRHVLKRVLSFYEARGWKPIVAPEVEFFLVKTNTDSDYPLEPPIGRNGRQESSRQSFSIDAVNEFDPLFEEMYDYCDAMDLDLDTLIHEEGAGQMEVNFQHGDPLRLADQVVMFKRALRETALRHGMYATFMAKPMANEPGSSMHLHQSLLDAESGDNLFAGENGKSSRLFQQFIGGLQHYLPSAMPLLAPNVNSYRRLMRTETSGSAPTNVEWGTDNRTVGLRVPVSTPEATRVENRLAGADANPYLVMAASLACGYLGMLGQLEPRPPMIGSAWSGGHTLPDDIRPALDMLRDCQPLAEVLGERFTNSYLAVKRAEHREYFQVISSWEREHLLLRV
- a CDS encoding ABC transporter substrate-binding protein — translated: MKTMTTRIAATLGGLLLASGVQAQDDNKLYLFNWTQYMDPAIIKAFEEKYDAEVVQNYYNSLPEMFAKLNAGGVSQYDIIVPSNYYVPRLIETGMVQKLDKSKIPNLDNVMEQFESPSYDPQSTYSAPYQWGVTGLVYNAETFPDAPKSWSLMFDSEVNPGHPFALMGDGQVTMGGACAYLGHGYDCTDNEAWKEAARLLIETKNRDNFSGFVDGTPSLQQLARGVTHVALSYNGDYLFYSEDNPDSFENIKFMIPDEGTEMWVDTMLIPSKAPHPELAHKFINFILDAKIGAQLSNYNYYASPNAAAQPYLDEILTQPPIQPSEEDMQRLYFTPSLEGEQLQVFQQFWSEVQSR
- a CDS encoding ABC transporter permease, translating into MRKRTLARGLAGIWWGTLFFLYIPLFVIVLFSFNSANSTAIFESFSLAWYRRLFDNEQIIDAFGNSLVLAVSSSIIALVIGCLIGYGMYRHRHRKLGWLIALIYLPIVLPDIVFGISEMAFFVQIHDWTGLLKPGLGTMIIAHVTFQIPFVALIVYSRFVGLDPTLFEAAKDLYASPLKRVVHFMVPTIKPALISAFFLSFTLSIDDFVISFFTAGPESATLPIYIWSAIKKGVTPEINAIATLMISAVAIAAIFSMLFNRQGRR